The Toxoplasma gondii ME49 chromosome XI, whole genome shotgun sequence region GGGcaccttcctctttctcgcagATCTCCAACAACGAAAAGATGACGCTGCTCGCGTCGATCTTCAGGGCGAATCGATCAAAGAAGCCGGATGCgtccttcctcgcgtctccgaTCGCCGCCAGGCAGCTTCGCCTCGGTGCTCGCTGGGTGGGTCAGGGGActctcgcgcatgcaaattccgtcgtcgctcctctcccgcgttcagctcctgtctccgtcggcgCTTTgccctctttcctctcgtctcgcaACTTGGCTGGCTTGTCGTTCTTTGCCtccaagaagacagaagcaaTCCAAGGTGAGAAGACGGTGGAGCCGGCGCGCCTTGCCGACCCTCCCGCAGGCGCAGGCGCCTCTGCtgcggcagaggcgccggCCTCCCCGTCTCCGGCGTCGTCTtcagcagaggagaagcctGCGAAAGGCTTCTTATCGTTGTTTTCCCCAAAAAATGACAAGCCTCGGGGCGCCTCTGTGGAGAGTCCTGCTGCTGAAAACGCGAGGAAAATCAGAGAACAAGGCAGTCAagtcgagagcgagaagccgcACCAAGAGCCCCAGCAGAAgaggcgcttcttcttcgggcGCTGCAAGACCGCCGAGAGCCGCGACTGCGCAGGCTCCGGTGTCTGCGCTCccaagaagaaggcgaaaattCCCCTCGCCTCGCGActctgcagcttcctctCCGGATTCCTCATCGCCAGTGGCTGTGCTTTCTACATCATCTACTACCAACTCGACGAAGCGACAGTTCACCTCCACATCCTCGCAAAGGACGCCGCCTACCGCATGGCTTCcgtcgagaagaagctgcatgcacttgaAAAGCAGATCGGCCAGAAAGAGCTCGGCAACGTCGAGGACGCAGCTCGATGAGCGCGCAGAGCCACCAGCGTGGAAAGAGAGTGAGGGACGGactcctgcatgcacatcctTCAGTAAGCCGCTTGCTGGACAGAAAtcgcgaaaaacgaggaagctTCTCTCCAGGACTCTAGAGAGTGAAGGAGAACacggacgaagaaaaagaagctgGCCGGGACTCCGCGAACAAGTGAGACCTTCTCCAGGAAGGTGGTAACTAAAAAGAAAGTAAACGTTCGATGCTTCGAtaaggaaaaagagaagagaggtggagagcGGGAAGAGAAATTGCGGGAGGCGGCCAAACAGAAAGGCCGTATGCGTCTAGAACCCCAAATTTCATAGACCTCGCAAACAGGAATGAACGAGAGCGTCTTTGTTGTTGCATTTGATAGTTTTGACGAAGAAAGCTCGAACTGGCAGGATCCGTCGATGCAGCAAGGACAGTGTGAGATCGTGAACCATCTTTTCGTGTTTTCGGCGAAGTCCCAGGATCTGCTGAgcgcttcgcttcttgtgGCCTCGACCTCTTCGGCCTTTTGTTTTCAACTCCACCAGTAAAAAAGTTCCCTTCTCGAATTTCCTGTTGATCGTTCGAAACTCACGTGACAATGCTGGATCCTAATGCTCTTTCCCTTATCGGATGCGTgcagttatatatatatatatatcatacAAGTATAAGTATATAAACAAATAactgtataaatatatgcatgtctCTCGCATTGTAGAGTTGAATATATACACGATATGTCGAACGCGAAACAGTTGCCGATATGCGCGGCTGTCTGTACCCCGACTCCAGCCGCCGTTCGCCCGAGTTCCTCGAGGCTCCCCCGTCTTTTCTCGAACTTCAAGAAGTCGTTTCATATTTTCGGGAGCAGTTCATCCTTGTTGGACATTCACAGAAACTTAGAAACACACACTTGCacattgatatatatatatatatatatatatatatatatatacatacatttatGTAGCTTTCTACGTATAggtatatgtacgtatatataaaGAAATCACAGATgcatataaatgcatatatatgccAAAAAAAATATACTGCGCCCACATtcccatatatatatatatatatgcatgtcgACTTGGACCTGAGCCGAGTGAACGCTGGCGTCACCAGGCTGTACTTGCGATACTGGATGaatttctctttttttccattTCCGCATAACCGctgcaagaaaaagaggcgcCACACCCAAGAGAGATGCTTGCTGCAGTCACGACACCCTTGCATCTTCTTGACATCCGCGCCAAGACGTTTTCAATGGGGAACCATGGAGTGTAGGAActccaccttctctttcgttgcGTCCAAAGCCTCGAAAAACGCGGTTGTCATTCTGTTGGTATATATCTAAATATAATTATACGCACTTATACTTTTTCACATATATGcagtcatatatatatatatatatatatagtgtaTCGTACAGAGACTCAGATACTTCACTTTGCACATCCACCTGTCTGGATGCGTTTTAGACAGTTCGCTGGACGGGCGCACCTCTCGTTCTCTacgcgtctgtttctctctctattTGTAAGTTATCTATCTATGTGTTTAACTTAGAGGCATGTGCCTTCCTCCCTCCCTGTGATCGTGTTTTTGTCTCCTCATCAACATCCTCTGTTTTCCAACACAGAGAGCGCTCCGAACGCACGACTGAAGAAGGGTGTCTTCTGGCCAGTGTCTGTCCAGCTTGCCGAGACTCTCTTTTGGGTGCGCGTCAGGAGCAGGGCGAGGGAGCCAAACGCATTTAATAAAAATGAATCACCTCGACAACGAGCCAGCGAAAAAACCAGAGGAGCGAAGACCTGGAAATAGTCCCAAGAAGCcaggcgagaaaaaggcgcCCACGCCCTCTCCTGCCTGCACGTCGTTCTTCGGCAGCTCTAAATtcacacacatgtacatacacaggCATACGCTTATCTCTCGATGCATGTACTACGTGTCCAttcaaatacatatatatatatatatatatatagacatattatatatatatatatttatattacaaatatatttatatatatttacatatatttatatgtattaTATATCAGTGTGTTTGTTCGTGCAGTGCCCAGACTTTTGGCAGTGCATCTCGGTTGCGTGCGTTCATACAGCAGGGGTCTGGGAGGTTTCTTGGCGGCTGAGTCTGGTACCGAGGCGCGTCCGGGCGCGGTGCATCCCGAGTCACTCTTCTCTGCAACATGCGTGACGGCGTCTGTCGCTTTTGCAAAGGAAAAAGCTCCGACGTTCAGATGAGGCGCTCGGCAGCCTCTGACTTGCCGAAACAGTGTTTACGCCCACACCGAAAAAAAGCTCAGACGGCACTGACactcgagtgtctccgcTCCGAGGCCAGCCACGGAAATCGTTTGACGTTGGACGACTCAAAAACCTCGGAAAAGACGCTGCCGCGCCCTTCGAAAGCTCTGCTGATCGCGTCCCCTGCAGGTGCGAGAGTCTTTCTCTtgtgcgcctctctctctctctccctcattctctctctctctcattctctctcATTCTCTTTGTCCACCACCGACATATCGATGTCACCCATACACATGTGGATACCTAGTTTATATACAAGCACGCACTTTATATAGGACTCTATAAACTCGTGTATTTAAGTATATaagcgtctctgtgtttgtgtgtcgACTCCACACATCGACGCATGTGCATGAGATGTGCCTGACTCCGAAGGCCGGACAGGGAGGGGCatgctttctcgccttcgtcccgAGTCGCACTGCGTCACCGttcgttgtttctctgcgacgcgtccgaagacgaagcgcagagttctcgcgcAGAAGGAACCTTCTCCGTTGTTTGCCCCAGTCCGGAatctctctgcccttctaCGCCTTGTGTTTCTTGTAGTCTCCGGCGAAGGCGAATGGACGGGCGGGTGTCTCCTGAGGTCCCCTTTTGTCTTTGAAGCTGGACTGCGCGCTGGCCGCAGCCGCGCCTGCTGGTGTGAACTTCTTGTGCCTTCTTTTGCCGTGGCGGCGCTTGCAGCACGGGCAGACGcacgcgaagaagcggcagaggaCAGTTCGGAAGGCAAGGAGCGCGAGGACGTAGGTGACgatgacgaggaagagaagaagcgcgaggcggTCTCCAAGTCCTGGCGGGATGAGAGCCTCGACGTCAGGGTGCGAAGCGAACAGCGGGGCCAGCGCAGCGTCCACGCGGCCGTTGACACTCGGCAGAAGGTCGTCGGAAAGCGAGGTGACCATCTGAACACCCTTGCCTGCCGCAGAAGCGGCTACAGGATACACTGTTGTCTCCAGAAAcagcttcgccttctccagagtCGGTGCGACGGGTGCAAGCAGTTTCGCGTTGAGGACCTCGAGGTACGGCGCAGCGAGAGTCTCGACTTCCAGTTTGACTGTTCCCAGCTTCTCAGACACCTCGCGCGGAATGCATGCAACCACATGCTCTCCAATCGCCATGTACAGTCGCCCGATCGACAAGAGCGTTCCGCGCATCTCTTCAATTGTGAAAATGTGATCCgagctcttcctctcctcgccgacCTTCTCCGACGCATGCTTCAGGTCTCTCTCCAGTGCGCGAACTCGAGCCGCCAGatctgctgcttccttctccttctctccaagGAGCTTCACTTTCTCGCCGAGCTCCTGCGCCTTCTGACTGAGGCCGTTCTTCAGCGCAGCGACTTCGCGTTCGAGTTTTTCGCTCGTTGCCTCAGAGGCGGCGGCCTGCTTGTGCTCCAGTTCCctcagtttcttctcgacaTCGGATTTCGCGCTTTGCGATGCGTTGTACATCGTCCGCAGGTTTTCTGCCTGCTGCTGGCATGCGTCCACTTCCTTTTGCTTGCGCTGCGTCGCctcggtgcatgcacgcacagACGTTTCGTGAACCTCTCTGAACTTCTTCAACTCCGCCTCGGCgttctccgctctctgctCGGCATACTTGAGAAGTCGCGCCTCCttgctctcgcctttctcggtCTCGGGGACGGTCGTCTTCGCAGAGTTCTCCGCTTGCCGCTGCTCGACTGGTTTTCCGGCGTCCGCGCGCGTCGGCGTCTCGGCTGCCGCAGCGAAGAGGCACAGCGAGTCGCCAGAGCGGCGCGACtcagcgagaggcgagactgTCGAGGGAGCAAAGAAGTCCGCCGCGAGACACAACAAGAGCgcagtggagaggaagaggggggGGAGCCGGGGAACCGAGGCCGCCATTTCTGGAGAGCGCAGGCAGACACTTTGGGGGAACAGGTGACAGAATTtacaagaggaagaggccagaagaacgaagaaggcgaagaaggacgagagcagaaaaggcTCTTTACGCGCCGAGACAGAAGGTCGAGATGCGAAGGGCAAACCAGCAGGCGGCGAGAGGTTCCGGCGCGCAGAGAGTCGCTTTGAGAGGGTGGAAAATCGGACGTTGCTTGTGTCTGAcgaagatgcatgcacgtcacttttttcgccttcagaGCGACTCAGGAGCAAGACTTGTTCCGCCGCAGCTCTGCCGTGTCGCGCTGTGCGGGTCGTCGTCTGTTTGCTCTGctagagaaacgcagaaaagcagGAGTGCATCCGGAGAGAACTTCCGCGAAATCCGAGATACAAGCGACTTCGCCTGAAGAAACacagcagagaacgagactgCAACACTCTGTCCGTCTTTTCAGGGAAACGggcagaagacagacgaaaaacggCCACCGGAGCGTGAGAGACAGATATGGAGAATCCTctagagacacacacacacactcacaCCGGCTGGAGAGCAACCTTccgggaggaaagagaaacacaaagaagaaaagagaatcAAGCACGCAGCGAACAGCAAATCCACTTTTGGGCCGCGATAGAAAACCAGGTTTTCTCACGGAAAAAAAGGGTGCACTCTCGCCTCGCGGCAACACACCAGAGGCCGGTCAGTCCTCCCCCCGCGCCCCCGACGCCaccagcgtctctctcgaattgccgcgttcttctctcactaCCAGAAAAaggtttttctttcgaatttctgaaagaaaacaggaaacgcgaaggCCAAGCAATGCATTTCTCtccaagaaagaagacaaataGACAAGTGCAACACACATAtgtgcagacagagacagccgccCGACT contains the following coding sequences:
- a CDS encoding hypothetical protein (encoded by transcript TGME49_313070~Predicted trans-membrane domain (TMHMM2.0):265-288): MYPFCAAQSQAKTGIHFKKKRMSRTPTMRAPAALRFPSSGAPSSFSQISNNEKMTLLASIFRANRSKKPDASFLASPIAARQLRLGARWVGQGTLAHANSVVAPLPRSAPVSVGALPSFLSSRNLAGLSFFASKKTEAIQGEKTVEPARLADPPAGAGASAAAEAPASPSPASSSAEEKPAKGFLSLFSPKNDKPRGASVESPAAENARKIREQGSQVESEKPHQEPQQKRRFFFGRCKTAESRDCAGSGVCAPKKKAKIPLASRLCSFLSGFLIASGCAFYIIYYQLDEATVHLHILAKDAAYRMASVEKKLHALEKQIGQKELGNVEDAAR
- a CDS encoding hypothetical protein (encoded by transcript TGME49_313080~Signal peptide predicted by SignalP 2.0 HMM (probability 0.996) with cleavage site probability 0.370 at residue 22~Predicted trans-membrane domain (TMHMM2.0):370-393), with translation MAASVPRLPPLFLSTALLLCLAADFFAPSTVSPLAESRRSGDSLCLFAAAAETPTRADAGKPVEQRQAENSAKTTVPETEKGESKEARLLKYAEQRAENAEAELKKFREVHETSVRACTEATQRKQKEVDACQQQAENLRTMYNASQSAKSDVEKKLRELEHKQAAASEATSEKLEREVAALKNGLSQKAQELGEKVKLLGEKEKEAADLAARVRALERDLKHASEKVGEERKSSDHIFTIEEMRGTLLSIGRLYMAIGEHVVACIPREVSEKLGTVKLEVETLAAPYLEVLNAKLLAPVAPTLEKAKLFLETTVYPVAASAAGKGVQMVTSLSDDLLPSVNGRVDAALAPLFASHPDVEALIPPGLGDRLALLLFLVIVTYVLALLAFRTVLCRFFACVCPCCKRRHGKRRHKKFTPAGAAAASAQSSFKDKRGPQETPARPFAFAGDYKKHKA